One part of the Rhodococcus oxybenzonivorans genome encodes these proteins:
- a CDS encoding arsenic resistance protein translates to MEQHQVAIYLAAMVAGAGIGWTAPAAGPGLEHAINPVLGALLFVTFLQVPAAELLRSLREGRFLAAVLAVNFLLAPLVVAAMFTFLPADQAVRIGLLLVLLCPCVDYVIVFSGLAGGSSSRLLAATPLLLLTQMLLLPVFLVLFLGSDLSDIVDVGPFVTAFIVLIVIPLALAWATQFWSARAESGRSASAAATATMVPLMAATLLVVVASQVPKLEGQVADVAAVVPFYVAFLVVMAFAGLLVARLCRLDPPSGRAVLFSGATRNSLVVLPLALALPDHLAVAAVVVVTQTLVEVVGMVIYVRLVPRLLPAATDTSPAPA, encoded by the coding sequence ATGGAACAGCACCAGGTGGCGATCTACCTCGCGGCGATGGTCGCCGGCGCCGGAATCGGCTGGACCGCACCGGCAGCGGGCCCTGGCCTCGAGCACGCGATCAACCCGGTCCTTGGCGCGCTGCTGTTCGTGACGTTCCTGCAGGTGCCGGCCGCCGAACTGCTGCGGTCCCTGCGTGAGGGCCGGTTCCTGGCGGCCGTCCTGGCGGTCAACTTCCTGCTCGCCCCGCTCGTCGTCGCCGCGATGTTCACCTTTCTGCCCGCCGACCAGGCGGTGCGGATCGGTCTGCTGCTGGTATTGCTGTGCCCGTGCGTGGACTATGTGATCGTCTTCTCCGGGCTAGCCGGCGGCAGCAGCAGCCGTCTCCTCGCTGCGACCCCGTTGCTGTTGCTCACCCAGATGCTGCTGCTCCCGGTGTTTCTCGTGCTGTTTCTCGGTTCGGATCTGTCCGATATCGTCGACGTCGGACCGTTCGTCACCGCGTTCATCGTCTTGATCGTCATCCCCCTCGCGTTGGCGTGGGCCACCCAGTTCTGGTCGGCGCGTGCGGAATCGGGGCGGAGCGCATCGGCGGCGGCGACCGCAACGATGGTGCCGCTGATGGCGGCCACCCTGCTGGTGGTGGTCGCCTCCCAGGTGCCGAAGCTCGAGGGCCAGGTTGCCGATGTGGCCGCGGTGGTGCCCTTCTACGTGGCGTTCCTGGTGGTAATGGCGTTCGCGGGACTGCTGGTCGCCCGGTTGTGTCGGTTGGACCCGCCGTCCGGGCGGGCCGTGCTGTTCAGCGGAGCGACCCGCAACTCCCTGGTCGTGCTGCCCCTCGCGCTGGCCCTGCCCGACCATCTCGCGGTCGCCGCGGTGGTCGTGGTCACCCAGACCCTCGTCGAGGTCGTCGGCATGGTGATCTACGTCCGGTTGGTGCCGCGTCTGCTGCCCGCGGCCACCGATACCTCACCCGCACCGGCCTGA
- a CDS encoding cation diffusion facilitator family transporter: MASDLGTPGMRPPGLSADRRQLLSRRIRWLVAATISYNVLEAVIALTEGARVSSAALIGFGLDSVIEVSSAFAVAWQFAGKDPEAREKIALRIIAFSFFGLALYVSVDALRSLVGLDEAQHSSIGIGLAAVSLAVMPVLSWAQRRAGRELGSLSAVADSKQTLLCTYLSAVLLVGLLVNSLFGWSWADPIAALVIAVIAVKEGLNAWKGESCCVAPVNPRPDTAAHGSECCGD, encoded by the coding sequence ATGGCGTCAGATCTCGGCACCCCGGGGATGCGGCCACCCGGTCTCTCGGCGGATCGTCGCCAGTTGCTCTCGCGCCGGATTCGGTGGTTGGTGGCCGCGACGATCAGTTACAACGTGCTCGAGGCGGTCATCGCGTTGACCGAGGGCGCTAGGGTGTCGTCTGCCGCGCTGATCGGATTCGGGCTGGACTCCGTGATCGAGGTGTCCTCGGCGTTCGCCGTGGCCTGGCAGTTCGCGGGCAAGGATCCCGAAGCGCGCGAGAAGATCGCGCTGCGGATCATCGCTTTCTCTTTCTTCGGACTCGCGCTGTATGTGAGCGTCGACGCTCTCCGGTCACTGGTGGGGTTGGACGAAGCGCAACATTCGAGTATCGGAATCGGTTTGGCTGCTGTGAGTTTGGCGGTCATGCCGGTGCTGTCCTGGGCGCAACGGCGAGCCGGGCGTGAACTCGGCTCCCTCTCGGCGGTCGCCGACTCCAAGCAAACCCTGCTGTGCACCTACCTGTCCGCCGTCCTCCTGGTCGGCCTGCTGGTCAACAGCCTGTTCGGCTGGTCCTGGGCGGATCCGATCGCCGCGCTGGTGATCGCGGTGATCGCCGTCAAGGAAGGGCTCAACGCCTGGAAGGGCGAGAGCTGCTGTGTCGCGCCGGTCAATCCCCGCCCCGATACTGCAGCGCATGGCTCCGAGTGTTGCGGCGACTGA
- a CDS encoding ArsR/SmtB family transcription factor, with protein sequence MDTLVHGDALARFGYALSDSTRTQILLRLRTAPGYPSELAEQIGVSRQILSNHLACLRGCGLVVAVPEGRRARYELADPRIGRALDDLIGLVLAVDPSHCPTADSDGCC encoded by the coding sequence GTGGATACTCTCGTGCACGGTGATGCGCTTGCCCGTTTCGGGTATGCGCTCTCGGATTCGACGCGCACACAGATCCTGCTGCGTCTGCGGACAGCGCCGGGCTATCCGTCCGAGTTGGCCGAGCAGATCGGGGTGTCGCGGCAGATCCTGTCGAATCATTTGGCGTGCCTGCGGGGCTGTGGACTTGTGGTCGCCGTTCCCGAGGGGCGACGGGCTCGCTACGAACTGGCGGATCCTCGTATCGGGCGTGCGCTCGACGACTTGATCGGTCTGGTCCTGGCCGTCGATCCGTCCCATTGCCCGACGGCGGATTCCGACGGGTGCTGCTGA
- a CDS encoding ArsR/SmtB family transcription factor — MSNQELSESGACCSPLVREPLTEDWAGDLARMFKALGDPVRLRLLSLVASHAGGEACVCDISETFDLSQPTISHHLKVLRSAGLLDCERRGTWVYYWVVPSALQQLSAVLLTEGGPVVPSETCAAEVPA; from the coding sequence ATGTCGAATCAGGAACTGTCGGAGAGTGGTGCGTGTTGCTCACCGCTGGTACGCGAACCGTTGACCGAGGACTGGGCCGGCGATCTGGCCCGGATGTTCAAGGCCCTCGGTGACCCGGTCCGCCTGCGCCTGCTCAGCCTCGTGGCCTCTCACGCAGGTGGGGAGGCGTGCGTGTGCGACATCTCCGAAACGTTCGACCTGTCCCAGCCGACGATTTCCCATCACCTGAAGGTGCTCCGGTCGGCGGGACTGCTGGACTGCGAACGCCGCGGCACCTGGGTCTACTACTGGGTGGTCCCCTCCGCGTTGCAGCAGCTGTCCGCGGTGCTACTCACCGAAGGTGGACCCGTCGTACCGTCCGAGACATGCGCGGCGGAGGTGCCGGCATGA
- the arsB gene encoding ACR3 family arsenite efflux transporter, producing MSEATTTEHHPAVVGKLSTLDRYLPVWIGVAMVAGLLLGRMIPGLGDALSAVEVDGISLPIALGLLIMMYPVLAKVRYDRLDTVTGDRKLLIGSLVLNWVLGPALMFALAWLLLPDLPEYRTGLIIVGLARCIAMVIIWNDLACGDREAAAVLVAINSVFQVIMFAVLGWFYLSVLPGWLGLEQTTIDTSPWQIAKSVLIFLGIPLLAGYLTRRYGEKAKGRIWYESKFIPRIGPWALYGLLFTIVILFALQGEQITSQPLDVVRIAIPLLAYFAIMWGGGYALGAAMGLGYERTTTLAFTAAGNNFELAIAVAIATYGATSGQALAGVVGPLIEVPVLVGLVYVSLALRRRFAEQRTPTPAVTLDNHDS from the coding sequence ATGAGCGAGGCAACCACCACCGAACACCACCCGGCCGTCGTCGGCAAACTGTCTACCCTCGACCGATATCTGCCGGTGTGGATCGGCGTCGCCATGGTGGCCGGGCTGCTGCTGGGCAGGATGATCCCCGGTCTGGGTGATGCCCTGTCCGCGGTGGAGGTCGACGGAATTTCCCTGCCGATCGCCCTCGGTCTGCTGATCATGATGTACCCGGTGCTGGCGAAGGTCCGCTACGACCGTCTCGACACGGTCACCGGCGACCGCAAACTCCTCATCGGGTCCCTCGTGCTGAACTGGGTCCTCGGCCCGGCGCTGATGTTCGCCCTGGCCTGGCTATTGCTGCCGGATCTGCCCGAGTACCGCACCGGCTTGATCATCGTCGGGCTGGCCCGCTGCATCGCCATGGTGATCATCTGGAACGACCTCGCCTGCGGTGACCGCGAGGCCGCCGCCGTGCTGGTGGCGATCAACTCGGTGTTCCAGGTGATCATGTTCGCCGTCCTCGGCTGGTTCTACCTCTCGGTCCTGCCTGGTTGGCTCGGCCTCGAGCAAACCACCATCGACACCTCTCCGTGGCAGATCGCGAAGTCGGTGCTCATCTTCCTCGGCATCCCGCTGCTCGCCGGCTACCTCACCCGCCGCTACGGCGAAAAGGCAAAGGGCCGTATCTGGTACGAGAGCAAGTTCATCCCCCGCATCGGGCCGTGGGCGCTCTACGGGCTGCTGTTCACCATCGTCATCCTCTTCGCCCTGCAGGGCGAGCAGATCACCTCCCAGCCGCTCGACGTCGTCCGCATCGCGATCCCGCTACTCGCCTACTTCGCCATCATGTGGGGTGGCGGCTACGCCCTCGGCGCCGCAATGGGTCTCGGGTACGAGCGCACCACCACCCTGGCGTTCACCGCCGCGGGCAACAACTTCGAACTCGCCATCGCCGTCGCCATCGCCACCTACGGCGCCACCTCCGGCCAAGCACTCGCCGGTGTCGTCGGCCCACTGATCGAGGTGCCCGTCCTCGTCGGACTCGTGTACGTCTCGCTCGCTCTGCGTAGGAGATTCGCCGAGCAGCGCACGCCCACGCCAGCCGTGACGCTCGACAATCACGACTCCTGA
- a CDS encoding arsenate reductase ArsC, which yields MASRPSVLFVCIHNAGRSQMAAGFLTHLAGDQIEVRSAGSAPAETINSAAVEAMAEIGIDISGQSPKILTPDAVHTSDVVITMGCGDACPVFPGVSYRDWALEDPAGKGVEAVRPIRDDIRSRVEALIAELVPATA from the coding sequence ATGGCTTCCCGACCCAGCGTGCTGTTCGTCTGCATCCACAACGCCGGCCGCTCCCAGATGGCCGCCGGATTCCTCACCCACCTCGCGGGTGATCAGATCGAGGTCCGCTCCGCCGGATCCGCCCCGGCCGAGACCATCAACTCCGCCGCTGTGGAGGCCATGGCCGAAATCGGCATCGACATCTCCGGCCAGTCGCCGAAGATCCTCACCCCCGACGCCGTCCACACCTCCGACGTGGTCATCACCATGGGTTGCGGCGACGCCTGCCCCGTCTTTCCTGGGGTCAGCTACCGCGACTGGGCACTCGAGGACCCGGCCGGTAAGGGCGTCGAGGCGGTCCGTCCGATCCGCGACGACATTCGCTCCCGGGTCGAGGCGCTGATCGCCGAACTCGTTCCCGCCACCGCCTGA
- a CDS encoding low molecular weight phosphatase family protein yields MTKPSVLFVCVKNGGKSQMAAGLMRKAAGNDVDVYSAGTKPGTAVNALSAQSLLEVGVDIAGETPTPIDPQLVRDVDVVVTLGREAHVAPVDGTRFENWDTDEPSDRGIDGIERMRLVRDDIAARVDQLAAQLRTTQP; encoded by the coding sequence ATGACGAAACCGTCCGTGTTGTTCGTGTGCGTGAAGAACGGCGGCAAATCCCAGATGGCTGCCGGGCTGATGCGAAAAGCAGCCGGCAACGACGTCGACGTGTACTCCGCCGGAACCAAGCCCGGCACCGCCGTCAACGCCCTGTCAGCGCAGTCCCTGCTCGAGGTCGGTGTCGACATCGCCGGTGAAACTCCGACACCCATTGACCCGCAGCTGGTTCGAGATGTCGACGTGGTGGTCACCCTCGGCCGCGAAGCCCACGTCGCCCCCGTGGACGGGACCCGGTTCGAGAACTGGGACACCGATGAGCCGTCCGACCGCGGCATCGACGGGATCGAGCGGATGCGCCTGGTCCGCGACGACATCGCCGCCCGCGTCGATCAGCTCGCCGCCCAACTCCGCACCACCCAGCCCTGA
- the arsD gene encoding arsenite efflux transporter metallochaperone ArsD: MSTIEIFEPALCCNTGVCGDDVDQALVTFSADMDWVRSQGGDIARFNLASEPLAFAEREPVKAFLQVSGSEGLPLVLVDGVTAQTGRYPDRAQLAKWAGLTEAPSAAPAGVAMLGLTDAGSCCAPDDNGSSCC, translated from the coding sequence GTGAGCACCATCGAAATATTCGAACCCGCCCTGTGCTGCAATACCGGCGTCTGCGGCGACGACGTCGACCAGGCGTTGGTCACCTTCTCCGCCGACATGGACTGGGTCCGCTCCCAGGGCGGAGACATCGCCCGGTTCAACCTCGCCAGCGAACCCCTCGCATTCGCCGAGCGGGAACCGGTCAAAGCGTTCCTGCAGGTTTCCGGATCCGAGGGTCTACCGCTGGTGCTCGTCGACGGGGTCACCGCGCAGACCGGCCGCTATCCCGACCGCGCCCAGCTCGCCAAGTGGGCCGGACTTACCGAGGCTCCGTCCGCGGCTCCGGCCGGGGTCGCCATGCTCGGGCTCACCGACGCCGGATCTTGCTGCGCCCCAGACGACAACGGTTCCAGCTGCTGCTGA
- the arsA gene encoding arsenical pump-driving ATPase gives MKFLDSPPRFLFFTGKGGVGKTSIACAAAIHLARAGRKVLLVSTDPASNVGQVFGLTIGNTITDVLAVPGLSALEIDPGQAADAYRERIIGPVRGLLPEKELASITEQLSGSCTTEIASFNEFTALLTDHDTVADFDHVLFDTAPTGHTIRLLQLPGSWTDFLNDGKGDASCLGPMSGLEKQRGIYADAVAALADPQRTRLVLVARAQRSPLAEIARTHIELADIGLIHQYVVINGVLPAPEDGDELSAAIYRREQAALDDLPRELCALPSDRVELKATNMVGISALESLFTANPAATPQAIAAEATPVPQAPLSALIDELAEADHGLIMCMGKGGVGKTTLAAAIAVALAQRGHDVHLTTTDPAAHLTDTLDGHLACLEVSRIDPAEATAQYRDRVLATKGAALDEQGRATLAEDLASPCTEEVAVFQAFSRVIHESRRKFVVVDTAPTGHTLLLLDATGSYHREIARQMGDSTNFTTPLMRLQNPEETKILLVTLAETVPRLEAEGLQADLQRAGITPSAWIINNSLAAAQPMSDLLRRRAAAEQSEIDVVAHPRVAVVPMQPTEPVGEAALTALVEAEMFGLAT, from the coding sequence ATGAAGTTTCTCGACTCCCCGCCCCGCTTCCTGTTCTTCACCGGTAAGGGCGGGGTCGGGAAGACTTCCATCGCTTGCGCCGCAGCTATTCACCTCGCCCGCGCCGGCCGCAAGGTCCTGCTGGTCAGTACCGACCCGGCGTCGAATGTCGGGCAAGTGTTCGGGCTGACGATCGGCAACACCATTACCGACGTTCTCGCCGTGCCCGGATTGTCGGCGCTCGAGATCGACCCTGGGCAGGCCGCCGACGCCTACCGCGAACGCATCATCGGACCCGTGCGGGGGTTGTTGCCGGAGAAGGAATTGGCGTCGATCACCGAGCAGCTGTCGGGTTCATGCACCACCGAGATCGCTTCGTTCAACGAGTTCACCGCCCTGCTCACCGACCACGACACCGTCGCCGACTTCGACCACGTGCTCTTCGACACTGCCCCCACCGGGCACACCATCCGGCTGCTGCAACTGCCCGGATCGTGGACCGACTTCCTGAACGACGGAAAAGGCGATGCCTCCTGCCTGGGCCCGATGTCCGGGCTCGAAAAGCAACGCGGCATCTACGCGGACGCGGTCGCCGCCCTCGCCGACCCGCAGCGCACCCGGCTGGTTCTGGTCGCCCGGGCGCAGCGATCCCCGCTCGCCGAAATCGCCCGCACCCATATCGAACTCGCCGACATCGGGCTAATCCACCAGTACGTCGTGATCAACGGTGTCCTCCCCGCTCCCGAGGACGGGGACGAGCTCTCTGCCGCGATCTACCGGCGCGAACAGGCCGCCCTCGATGATCTTCCCCGTGAGCTGTGCGCTCTGCCCTCCGACCGGGTCGAGCTCAAGGCCACCAACATGGTCGGCATCAGCGCACTCGAGAGCCTGTTCACGGCGAATCCTGCCGCCACGCCGCAGGCCATCGCAGCAGAAGCAACACCGGTGCCGCAGGCGCCGCTGTCCGCCCTCATCGACGAACTCGCCGAAGCCGATCACGGGCTGATCATGTGCATGGGCAAGGGCGGGGTCGGCAAGACCACCCTCGCCGCCGCGATCGCTGTCGCCCTGGCGCAGCGAGGACATGACGTGCACCTGACCACCACCGATCCGGCTGCCCATCTGACCGACACGCTCGACGGACACCTCGCGTGCCTCGAGGTGTCTCGGATCGATCCGGCCGAGGCCACCGCGCAGTATCGGGATCGAGTGCTGGCCACCAAAGGCGCCGCCCTCGACGAACAGGGCCGCGCCACCCTCGCCGAGGACCTAGCCTCCCCGTGCACCGAGGAAGTCGCCGTCTTCCAAGCCTTCTCGCGGGTCATCCACGAATCTCGGCGCAAGTTCGTCGTCGTCGACACCGCCCCCACCGGACACACCCTGCTACTCCTCGACGCCACCGGGTCATACCACCGGGAGATCGCCCGCCAGATGGGTGACAGCACGAATTTCACGACTCCCTTGATGCGGTTGCAGAACCCGGAGGAGACGAAGATCCTGTTGGTTACCCTCGCCGAAACCGTTCCGCGGCTCGAGGCCGAAGGCTTACAAGCCGACCTGCAACGCGCAGGAATCACGCCGTCGGCGTGGATAATCAACAACTCGCTTGCCGCCGCACAGCCGATGTCCGACCTGCTCCGGCGGCGGGCTGCGGCGGAGCAATCGGAAATCGATGTCGTCGCGCACCCGCGGGTCGCGGTCGTGCCGATGCAGCCCACAGAGCCGGTCGGCGAAGCGGCGTTGACCGCGTTGGTCGAAGCTGAGATGTTCGGACTGGCGACCTAG
- a CDS encoding alpha/beta hydrolase family protein encodes MKAREESAVPLERHTAGLTRYDEYAITIPASGDRALVLVPQGVAPAAAVYYLHGRTADETSIDERAGVRDGLLDAGFVVVSPYLHGDLWGNRDAQDALGALHDWVSCRWPVSRRFLIGESMGATTAANAIRLREMQWKGAVLVAPSLSMRAVWERGEHGRDTLAAAYGLSADEHDLESKTEAWDAVRHEPDAYAGVPIRVYASPEDAVANIDEVTGPWVQRLRAASMTAELVVVSGEHVSSDHFRVDDIVAFFTNQS; translated from the coding sequence GTGAAAGCTCGTGAGGAATCCGCTGTGCCGCTCGAGCGGCACACGGCCGGCCTCACGCGGTACGACGAGTACGCGATAACGATTCCGGCATCCGGTGACCGCGCGCTCGTCCTGGTGCCGCAGGGAGTGGCACCAGCCGCAGCCGTCTACTACCTTCACGGACGCACGGCCGATGAAACGTCGATCGATGAACGGGCCGGCGTACGCGACGGTCTGCTCGACGCCGGGTTTGTCGTTGTCAGCCCGTACCTGCACGGCGATCTGTGGGGAAACCGAGATGCCCAGGACGCGTTGGGTGCCCTCCACGACTGGGTGTCGTGCCGGTGGCCGGTGTCGCGCCGGTTCCTGATCGGCGAGTCGATGGGTGCGACCACCGCCGCCAACGCGATCCGCCTGCGGGAAATGCAGTGGAAGGGAGCTGTATTGGTCGCTCCGTCATTGTCGATGCGAGCGGTCTGGGAGCGGGGAGAGCATGGCCGCGACACCCTCGCGGCGGCGTACGGGCTGTCGGCCGACGAGCACGACCTGGAGTCGAAGACTGAAGCATGGGATGCCGTTCGCCACGAGCCGGACGCCTATGCGGGCGTGCCGATCCGCGTGTACGCGTCGCCGGAGGATGCGGTGGCGAACATCGACGAAGTGACCGGGCCGTGGGTGCAACGGCTGCGCGCCGCGTCGATGACCGCAGAGTTGGTCGTCGTGAGCGGCGAACACGTGTCGTCCGACCACTTCCGCGTCGACGACATCGTGGCCTTCTTCACGAACCAGTCGTGA
- a CDS encoding Fic family protein, with protein MTSVGDGQRWPPVAYEDHPWVSTTDYGSRRERRLTAGPYRAAVPPFIANRTISLNGELQALTEEAATELTRFDAEVGHITAPFASILLRTESASSSEIENLTSGARQIALAELGEHASRNARLIVGNVRAMQAALELSDRIDADAILQMHRALLEHCDSNTGGRWRQQQVWIGGGSLGSHTAQFVPPHHDRVPELIDDLVAFANRVDVAVVAQIAVAHAQFETIHPFPDGNGRVGRALIQALLRGGQLTRSVAVPVSAGLLHDTATYFEALGEYRSGNLELIVQSIAEASFAAVANGRTLVRDLETVRADWRTRVTARRDAAVHRLAELLLRQPVVHSKLVTSTLGVTGANAQIAIDRLVDAGILTQITDGRRNRIWQAKDVVSVLDEFAARAKRRRG; from the coding sequence ATGACATCGGTTGGCGATGGACAGCGATGGCCGCCCGTCGCCTACGAGGACCATCCCTGGGTCAGCACCACCGACTACGGATCTCGACGCGAACGTCGCCTCACCGCCGGCCCCTACCGCGCGGCGGTACCGCCATTCATCGCGAACCGGACCATCTCACTGAACGGAGAACTGCAGGCGCTGACGGAGGAAGCGGCGACCGAACTCACCCGCTTCGACGCCGAGGTCGGCCACATCACCGCCCCGTTCGCATCCATTCTGCTGCGCACCGAGAGTGCATCGAGTTCGGAGATCGAGAACCTCACCAGCGGGGCACGCCAGATCGCGCTGGCCGAACTCGGCGAGCACGCCTCCCGCAACGCCCGCCTGATCGTCGGAAACGTCCGGGCCATGCAGGCCGCATTGGAGTTGTCCGACCGCATCGACGCCGACGCGATCCTGCAGATGCACCGGGCACTGCTCGAACACTGCGATTCGAACACCGGCGGCCGATGGCGGCAACAGCAGGTCTGGATCGGCGGCGGAAGCCTCGGATCACACACCGCACAATTCGTCCCCCCACATCACGACCGCGTTCCCGAACTGATCGACGACCTGGTCGCCTTCGCCAACCGGGTTGACGTAGCCGTGGTCGCCCAAATAGCGGTCGCACACGCACAGTTCGAAACCATCCACCCGTTCCCTGACGGCAACGGGCGCGTCGGTCGCGCCCTGATCCAGGCGCTGCTGCGCGGCGGGCAGCTCACCCGCAGCGTCGCCGTACCGGTGTCCGCGGGCCTGCTGCACGACACCGCCACCTATTTCGAAGCCCTCGGCGAGTACCGTTCGGGCAACCTCGAGCTGATCGTGCAGTCGATCGCGGAGGCATCATTCGCCGCCGTCGCCAACGGCCGCACCCTCGTCCGGGACCTGGAAACGGTTCGAGCCGACTGGCGCACCCGGGTGACGGCGCGACGAGACGCGGCGGTACACCGCCTCGCCGAACTCCTCCTTCGCCAACCGGTCGTCCACAGCAAGCTCGTCACTTCCACGCTGGGGGTCACCGGCGCCAACGCGCAAATCGCGATCGACCGCCTGGTCGACGCCGGAATACTCACCCAAATCACCGACGGACGACGCAACCGAATCTGGCAAGCCAAGGACGTCGTCAGCGTCCTCGACGAATTCGCCGCCCGCGCCAAACGCCGCCGAGGATGA